A single genomic interval of Chitinophagaceae bacterium harbors:
- a CDS encoding thymidylate synthase has product MKIYLQLLDDLLTKGTFKSDRTGTGTYSLFGYQMRFDLKEGFPLLTTKKLHTRSIFHELLWFLRGETNIEYLKQNKVSIWDEWADENGELGPVYGKQWRSWPGKNGETIDQISNVIDQIKKNPDSRRLIVTAWNPTDVPDMALPPCHCLFQFYVSEGKLSCQLYQRSADTFLGVPFNIASYALLTHMIASVCNLEVGEFIHTFGDVHLYSNHVEQAKTQLSREPLELPKLVIKSKPESIFQFKFEDFEIINYNPQAHIKAEVSV; this is encoded by the coding sequence ATGAAAATCTACTTACAGTTACTTGATGATTTATTAACTAAGGGAACATTTAAAAGTGACAGGACCGGAACCGGTACTTACAGTCTTTTCGGATATCAAATGCGTTTTGATTTGAAAGAAGGATTTCCATTACTGACCACTAAAAAACTACATACCCGATCCATTTTTCATGAATTATTATGGTTCTTGCGCGGAGAAACAAATATTGAATATCTCAAACAGAATAAAGTGAGTATTTGGGATGAGTGGGCTGATGAGAATGGAGAATTAGGGCCTGTGTATGGTAAACAGTGGAGGTCCTGGCCCGGTAAGAATGGAGAAACTATCGACCAGATTTCTAATGTGATAGATCAGATTAAAAAGAATCCCGATTCAAGGAGGCTTATAGTAACGGCCTGGAATCCGACGGATGTTCCCGATATGGCTCTTCCTCCATGTCATTGTTTATTTCAGTTTTATGTTTCTGAAGGCAAACTCTCTTGTCAACTTTATCAGAGAAGTGCAGACACATTTCTGGGTGTTCCTTTTAACATAGCTTCTTATGCACTTCTAACCCATATGATAGCATCAGTTTGCAACTTAGAAGTTGGAGAGTTTATTCATACTTTCGGAGATGTTCATTTGTATAGTAATCATGTGGAACAAGCTAAAACACAGTTGAGTCGTGAACCTTTAGAACTACCCAAACTTGTGATTAAATCTAAACCGGAAAGCATTTTTCAATTTAAATTTGAAGATTTTGAAATTATTAACTACAATCCTCAAGCTCATATAAAAGCTGAAGTTTCTGTATAA
- a CDS encoding response regulator gives MAYLNLYWIKRILFIVCMFFLMHSLKAEIYPQLDSLEKVASEKNKNNTGQYTTDLIEIYKILNKEYLNFDPVKAIDASRMAIEFAKESKDTLLLAYTNTHFGNAYRNLGYYEIALEHFFNSKNILKSIKDYGAISYSYNDIGNIYYDQNMFTDALKYYNKAYNISLLQSNNRPKAVSLNNIGLVYLNKEQYDNAIQKFLKALHYRKSGGNNALIAHSYNYLGYAYSLKGDKEISLKYFVDAINLYKENFQENELGNVYRFMISLYQDDYEKAFHYYDLAKDIFSKRDNLYNLSILKTEMALMLINIEKYNEAESLLLESIEIAKNKGFLRHICKNYDILKETYVSLGKHDLALDAYKSYVNFKDSIQFNDIHEKYAQMQIRFELKQKDQELAEAEKIKNIQKTELKKTKLFYQILTLLIVVLLVFIGFIMISYTNKVQTNRQLALKKDIIESQKEKILVNNNELKKAKELAEMSSKAKGQFLSNITHEIRTPMSGIIGMTDLIIQSHPNEAFTPELKSIKFSAEKLLSIINEILNYSKLESKEVELESISFDVYELMDELIKSIRANKTNNDIKLILDIDKSTPKYIQGDPTKLYQIILNLVGNAFKFTEKGYVKVKVKAEPISNNEHAFTFIVEDTGIGVEKSKLESIFDSFKQAEPNIHRRFGGTGLGLSIVKNLVNIHKGDIKVESEPGVGSKFIVKINLKISKETTAKINPPKENLDSILNNMTVLLVDDEPINLEVNRRILMNAGANVHTETDGFYAFEKAPEINPGLIILDLEMPRMDGLECTTELRKLEKFAKNHFTIIGLTADIFPETKKKAISAGMDYLLTKPLKIELLKEKLRMIQKKKEAQSKIA, from the coding sequence ATGGCTTACTTAAATTTATATTGGATTAAACGCATACTATTTATAGTTTGTATGTTTTTTCTAATGCACTCCTTAAAGGCTGAAATATACCCACAACTTGATAGTTTAGAAAAAGTTGCCTCAGAAAAAAATAAAAATAATACCGGTCAATATACCACTGATTTAATTGAAATTTACAAAATACTAAATAAAGAATATTTAAACTTTGACCCGGTTAAAGCTATCGATGCTTCCCGAATGGCAATAGAATTTGCAAAGGAATCAAAAGATACATTGTTACTTGCATACACTAACACTCACTTTGGAAATGCATACAGAAATCTGGGTTATTATGAAATTGCTTTAGAGCATTTTTTTAATAGTAAAAACATTTTAAAAAGCATAAAAGATTACGGTGCCATCTCATATTCCTATAACGACATAGGAAACATTTATTATGACCAGAATATGTTCACAGATGCTTTAAAGTACTACAATAAAGCTTATAATATCAGCTTACTTCAATCAAATAACAGACCAAAGGCAGTATCCTTAAACAACATAGGACTTGTTTATTTAAATAAAGAACAATATGATAATGCGATACAAAAATTCTTAAAAGCTCTACACTACAGGAAGTCCGGTGGTAACAATGCTTTAATTGCTCATTCATATAATTATTTGGGATATGCTTATAGTTTGAAAGGAGATAAGGAGATTTCTCTTAAATATTTTGTAGATGCTATTAATCTCTACAAAGAAAATTTTCAGGAAAATGAACTTGGAAATGTATACAGATTTATGATATCTCTATATCAGGATGATTATGAAAAAGCTTTTCACTACTATGACTTGGCAAAAGATATTTTCAGTAAAAGAGACAATCTCTATAACTTAAGTATCTTAAAAACAGAAATGGCACTTATGCTTATCAATATTGAGAAGTATAATGAAGCTGAATCTCTTCTATTAGAATCAATAGAAATAGCTAAAAATAAGGGATTTTTAAGACATATTTGTAAAAATTATGACATTTTAAAAGAGACTTATGTAAGTCTGGGGAAACATGATTTAGCTTTAGATGCTTATAAAAGTTATGTGAATTTTAAAGATAGCATACAGTTTAACGATATACACGAAAAATATGCTCAAATGCAAATCCGATTTGAGTTAAAACAGAAAGATCAGGAATTGGCTGAAGCCGAAAAAATTAAAAACATCCAAAAAACAGAACTTAAAAAGACAAAACTATTTTATCAGATATTAACGCTTCTCATAGTTGTACTGCTTGTATTTATCGGGTTCATAATGATTTCTTATACAAATAAAGTACAGACCAACAGACAGCTCGCTCTTAAAAAAGATATAATCGAAAGTCAGAAGGAAAAAATTCTAGTAAATAATAATGAGCTGAAAAAAGCTAAAGAACTAGCAGAGATGTCCTCAAAAGCGAAAGGTCAGTTCCTTTCAAATATTACGCATGAAATCAGAACTCCAATGAGCGGAATTATAGGAATGACAGATTTGATTATTCAAAGTCACCCTAATGAAGCTTTCACACCGGAACTAAAGTCTATAAAATTTTCTGCTGAAAAGCTGCTTTCAATTATAAATGAAATCTTAAACTACTCTAAGTTAGAAAGTAAAGAGGTTGAATTAGAAAGTATTTCTTTTGATGTTTATGAACTCATGGATGAACTAATAAAGTCTATCAGAGCAAATAAAACAAATAACGATATAAAATTAATACTTGATATTGATAAATCTACTCCAAAATATATTCAGGGAGACCCTACTAAGTTGTATCAAATTATATTAAACCTGGTGGGTAATGCTTTTAAATTTACTGAGAAAGGATATGTAAAAGTTAAAGTTAAAGCGGAGCCGATATCCAACAACGAGCATGCTTTCACCTTTATAGTGGAAGATACCGGAATCGGAGTAGAAAAATCTAAACTTGAGAGTATATTTGACTCATTTAAGCAAGCAGAACCTAATATTCACCGAAGATTTGGCGGCACCGGTTTAGGACTTTCAATTGTAAAAAATCTGGTAAATATACACAAAGGAGATATCAAGGTAGAAAGCGAACCCGGAGTGGGATCTAAATTTATTGTAAAAATAAACTTAAAGATTTCAAAGGAAACAACAGCTAAAATCAATCCGCCAAAAGAGAATTTAGATAGCATTCTAAACAACATGACTGTTCTTCTGGTCGATGATGAACCCATAAATCTTGAAGTAAATAGAAGGATACTGATGAATGCAGGTGCAAATGTACATACAGAAACAGACGGGTTTTATGCCTTCGAAAAAGCGCCTGAAATAAATCCGGGACTAATCATATTAGACCTTGAAATGCCACGCATGGATGGCTTAGAATGCACTACTGAACTTAGAAAATTAGAAAAGTTTGCAAAAAATCATTTCACCATAATTGGGCTCACCGCTGATATTTTTCCGGAAACCAAAAAGAAAGCAATTTCTGCCGGAATGGATTATTTGTTGACCAAACCTCTAAAAATAGAGTTGCTTAAAGAAAAGCTAAGAATGATTCAAAAGAAAAAAGAAGCCCAATCAAAGATTGCTTAA